A segment of the Camelus dromedarius isolate mCamDro1 chromosome 34, mCamDro1.pat, whole genome shotgun sequence genome:
CTGTGTAACTGGCTGTGAACAGGAGCCAAAAATCTAGGTCTAAGTAGTTACAAAAAGCCTAATTTGTGTCCTGAGACACACAGTTGAACACCACTGAGTGGACTGTTCCCCTCACCAAGTAACCCTCAGGTCTCCGTTTTGGTCTGAAGGAGCGGGAGTGGAGTTGTACATCCGAGAACGTAAAGCCTTTGTTCACGTGTGTCAGATTCCTGGCTTGGAACTGAACAAAGAAGGATGCAGTGGCAGCAGAAGCAAGTGTTCCCGTAGCTTCCTTTCTAGAAGAGGAGTTTGCTGGTGAGGAAGACGAGCAGGAGCTGAATGGCATATCTGATGGGGCCGAGGAAGGCTGTGTTGGCCAAACTATTGGCTGTGGTTTGGGCTGTGGCTGAGGTTCGGGCTGTGGTATGGGTTGTGGATGTGGTATGGTTTGTGGATGTGGTACGGGTTGTGGGTGTGGTACGGGTTGTGGATGTGGTATGGTTTGTGGATGTGGTACGGGTTGTGGGTGTGGTACGGGTTGTGGATGTGGTACGGTTTGTGGATGTGGTACGGGTTGTGGGTGTGGTACGGGTTGTGGATGTGGTACGGTTTGTGGATGTGCTATGGGTTGTGGATGTGGTATGGGTTGTGGATGTGGTACGGTTTGTGGATGTGGTACGGGTTGTGGGTGTGGTACGGGTTGTGGGTGTGGTACGGGTTGTGGGTGTGGTACGGTTTGTGGCTGTCGTTGGTTCTGGGGTTGTGGCTGTTGTTGGTTCGGGGATTGTGGCTGTTGTTGGTTCTGGGGTTGTGGCTGCCGGTTTGCGGGTAGTGGATGCTGGTTTGCGGGGTTTGGCTGCCGGTTTGCGGGGTGTGGATGCTGATTTGGGGGGTTTGGCTGCCAGTTTGCGGGTTGTGGATGCCGGTTTGGGGGGTGTGGATGCCGGTTTGGGGGGTTTGGCTGCCGGTTTGCGGGTTGTGGATGCCGGTTTGGGGGGTGTGGCTGCCGGTTTGCGGGTTGTGGATGCCGGTTTGTGGGGTGTGGCTGCTGGTTTGCGGGGTGTGTTTGCCGGTTTGCGGGGGGTGGCTGTCGGTTTGAGGGGTGTGGCTGCCAGGTTGTGGGGTGTGGATGCCGGTTTAGGGGGTGTGGATGCCAGTTTGCGGGGTGTGGATGCCAGTTTGGGGGTTGTGTCTGCCTGTTTGCGGGGTGTGGATACCGGTTTGTGGGATGTGGATGCCAGTTTGGGGGTTGTGGCTGCTGGTTTGCGGGGTGTGGATGCTGGTTTGCGGTTTGTGGATGTCAGTTTGGGGGTTGTGGCTGCCGGTTTGGGGGTTGTGGCTGCTGGTTGGTGGTTTCTGGCTGCCGGTATGGGGGGTATGGGGATGCTGAATGCCGGTATGGGGAGTATGGGGATTCTGAATCCCGGTATGGGGGGTATGGGAATTGTGGATGCCGGTTTGTGGGTTGTGGATGTCGGTTTGGGGGTTGTGGCTGCCGGTTTCCGGGTTGTGGCTGCCGGTTTCCGGGTTGTGGCTGCTGGTTGGTGGTTTCTGGCTGCCGGTATGGGGGGTATGGGGATGCCGAATGCCGGTATGGGGAGTATGGGGATTCTAAATCCCGGTATGGGGGGTATGGGAATTGTGGATGACGGTTTGTGGGTTGTGGATGCCGGTTTGGGGGTTCTGGCTGCCGGTTGGTGGGTTGTGGATGCTGGTTTGGGGGTTGTGGATGCCGGTTTGTGGGGTGTGGATGCCACTTTGGGGATTCTGGCTGCCGGTTGGCGGGTTCTGGCTGCCAGTTGGCGGGTTGTGGATGCTGGTTTGGGGGATGTGGCTGCCGCTTGGCGGGTTGTGGTTGCCGGTTTGGGGGTTGTGGCTGCCGGTTTGAGGGTTCTGGCTGCTGGTTTGTGGGTTCTGGCTGCCGGCTTGGGGGTTATGGCTACCGGTTTGTGGGTTATGGCTACCGGTTTGCGGGTTGTGGCTGGTTTTGGAGCAGGGGTTGTGATTTGCTTCGTTGTGGAGATCTTGATCATGGATGTATTtttcactagaaaaaaaaaaaacaatggcaTCAGAACCTCTTTTGGGTGGCAGGTGCACACTGGAGAGAGGAGACTAATCTGATAGGATGCTGGAGCCAGAGTTCATGAGCAAAATTCAGTAAGCACTTCTCAAGGGCTCAGAGTGTGTAGAGGACGGGGAAACTAGGAGGGCACAGGATGTCAAGGAaccaaaaataagaaacaatCTACCCTTAAGCTCTGCACAGCCCTACAGGAGAAGGAACTTACACTGAATTTACATAACCA
Coding sequences within it:
- the PTS gene encoding 6-pyruvoyl tetrahydrobiopterin synthase isoform X1 encodes the protein MAYLMGPRKAVLAKLLAVVWAVAEVRAVVWVVDVVWFVDVVRVVGVVRVVDVVWFVDVVRVVGVVRVVDVVRFVDVVRVVGVVRVVDVVRFVDVLWVVDVVWVVDVVRFVDVVRVVGVVRVVGVVRVVGVVRFVAVVGSGVVAVVGSGIVAVVGSGVVAAGLRVVDAGLRGLAAGLRGVDADLGGLAASLRVVDAGLGGVDAGLGGLAAGLRVVDAGLGGVAAGLRVVDAGLWGVAAGLRGVFAGLRGVAVGLRGVAARLWGVDAGLGGVDASLRGVDASLGVVSACLRGVDTGLWDVDASLGVVAAGLRGVDAGLRFVDVSLGVVAAGLGVVAAGWWFLAAGMGGMGMLNAGMGSMGILNPGMGGMGIVDAGLWVVDVGLGVVAAGFRVVAAGFRVVAAGWWFLAAGMGGMGMPNAGMGSMGILNPGMGGMGIVDDGLWVVDAGLGVLAAGWWVVDAGLGVVDAGLWGVDATLGILAAGWRVLAASWRVVDAGLGDVAAAWRVVVAGLGVVAAGLRVLAAGLWVLAAGLGVMATGLWVMATGLRVVAGFGAGVVICFVVEILIMDVFFTRKKKNNGIRTSFGWQVHTGERRLI